The following proteins are co-located in the Xiphophorus hellerii strain 12219 chromosome 2, Xiphophorus_hellerii-4.1, whole genome shotgun sequence genome:
- the ube2na gene encoding ubiquitin-conjugating enzyme E2Na yields MAGLPRRIIKETQRLLAEPVPGIKAEPDEGNARYFHVVIAGPQDSPFEGGTFKLELFLPEEYPMAAPKVRFMTKIYHPNVDKLGRICLDILKDKWSPALQIRTVLLSIQALLSAPNPDDPLANDVAEKWKSSEAEAIETAKTWTRLYAGNKNEV; encoded by the exons ATGGCAGGACTGCCCCGCAGGATTATTAAG GAAACCCAGCGCTTGCTTGCAGAGCCTGTGCCAGGCATCAAGGCTGAGCCAGACGAAGGCAATGCGCGCTACTTTCACGTTGTCATCGCTGGACCTCAGGACTCGCCGTTTGAGGGAGGCACATTTAAACTTGAACTCTTTTTACCAGAGGAATATCCCATGGCAGCTCCTAAAGTACGGTTCATGACCAAAATATATCATCCCAATGTGGACAAGCTGGGAAGGATATGTCTGGACATTTTGAAAG aTAAATGGTCACCGGCTCTGCAGATTCGAACAGTTCTGCTATCTATCCAGGCTTTGCTAAGCGCACCCAATCCTGACGATCCCCTAGCAAATGATGTTGCAGAGAAGTGGAAGTCCAGTGAAGCTGAAGCCATAGAAACAG